TATTAAATTTTATAGAAGAAATATTGGTATACTTTAATGCAAGATCAAATTTATAAATATAGACATAAAAAAAGAACTCCAAATGGAGCTCTTTTATTTATTTGGTGCAGAAGGCGGGACTTGAACCCGCACACCCGAAAGAGGGCACAAGATCCTTAGTCTTGCGTGTCTGCCAATTCCACCACTTCTGCGAATAAGTTAGATGCTGTCACCAGCAGCAGCTGGAAGTTCCAATGGCATTTCTTCCAATGGAGCATTCTCTTCCATTGGCTGTACTTCTTCTGTTTGACTCTGCTCGCGCAGTTTTTGTACAGCTGAAGATGTTCTTGTACGACGCTGTTTATTATTTTGAAAAGCCAAAAGAACGCAAACGATGAAAAAAGCAGCTACAAGTATGCGAGTCATTTTTTTGAGGAAAGCAGGGGCTGCCTGACCACCTAAAACCTGGCTGGCTGCACCACCTAAGGTGCTGTCCAAACCGTTACCTTTACTGGATTGAACCAGAATTACCAATAGAGTCCCAATAGCGACTACTACATGCAAAACTAATAATACTGTGTACATTTACACTCCTATATTCAAAGCTGAGTGTCTTTATCATGAGCATGCCTTATTATGTCAAC
The sequence above is a segment of the Candidatus Stygibacter australis genome. Coding sequences within it:
- the secG gene encoding preprotein translocase subunit SecG, whose amino-acid sequence is MYTVLLVLHVVVAIGTLLVILVQSSKGNGLDSTLGGAASQVLGGQAAPAFLKKMTRILVAAFFIVCVLLAFQNNKQRRTRTSSAVQKLREQSQTEEVQPMEENAPLEEMPLELPAAAGDSI